A stretch of Cyanobacterium sp. HL-69 DNA encodes these proteins:
- the msrA-2 gene encoding peptide-methionine (S)-S-oxide reductase → MFLFGLGDKKLTLPKPEEALKGRDKKMPLPSKHYVNGNPFKTEYPAHMEKAVFGMGCFWGAERKFWQLETGIYLTAVGYAAGYTPNPTYEEVCSGLTGHNEVVLVVYDPQIISYETLLKVFWENHNPTQGMRQGNDRGTQYRSGIYTYSTQQKELAQKSKQLYQQELNKAGHGEITTEILDAPEFYFAEGYHQQYLAKNPNGYCGLGGTKVCFPEISSVKN, encoded by the coding sequence ATGTTTTTATTTGGACTCGGAGACAAAAAACTAACCCTACCCAAACCCGAAGAAGCCCTCAAAGGTAGAGACAAAAAAATGCCCCTACCCTCCAAGCATTACGTAAACGGTAACCCCTTCAAAACCGAATATCCAGCCCACATGGAAAAAGCAGTATTCGGTATGGGTTGTTTCTGGGGCGCAGAAAGAAAATTTTGGCAGCTAGAAACAGGAATCTACCTCACCGCCGTGGGTTATGCCGCAGGTTATACCCCCAACCCCACCTACGAAGAAGTCTGTAGCGGTTTAACAGGTCATAACGAAGTTGTCCTAGTAGTTTATGACCCCCAAATTATTAGTTACGAAACCCTCTTAAAAGTATTTTGGGAAAACCATAACCCCACCCAAGGAATGCGCCAAGGTAATGATAGAGGCACTCAATATCGCTCAGGGATTTATACCTATTCTACCCAACAAAAAGAACTAGCCCAAAAATCAAAACAGCTTTACCAACAAGAATTAAACAAAGCAGGACATGGGGAAATTACCACCGAAATCCTTGACGCGCCAGAATTTTACTTCGCCGAAGGCTACCACCAACAATACCTCGCCAAAAATCCCAACGGCTATTGTGGCTTAGGAGGTACTAAAGTTTGTTTTCCCGAAATCTCCTCCGTCAAAAACTAG
- the spmA gene encoding spore maturation protein A, with amino-acid sequence MLNYVWFGLIAISVIVGAINGNIDAVTEAAIDSAEAAVTLAIGLIGIMALWLGIMKIAEEAGLVNAIARIVRPITVWLFPEVPPDHPAMSAMVLNMSANMLGLGNAATPLGLKAMQELEKLNPHPETATNAMCTFLTINTSSVQLILPATVVALMGVESSSLFIPTILATSCSTIAGVTAVKFLSKLPKFAIPEPEKEIEESDFHE; translated from the coding sequence ATGCTCAATTACGTTTGGTTTGGATTGATTGCTATTTCCGTCATTGTCGGAGCGATAAATGGCAATATTGATGCTGTCACCGAAGCCGCCATTGATAGTGCGGAAGCGGCTGTTACCTTGGCCATTGGTTTAATCGGTATTATGGCTCTTTGGTTAGGAATTATGAAAATTGCGGAGGAAGCGGGTTTGGTAAATGCGATCGCCCGTATCGTCCGTCCTATCACAGTTTGGCTATTTCCAGAAGTTCCCCCAGATCATCCCGCCATGAGTGCCATGGTACTAAATATGTCCGCTAATATGTTGGGTTTGGGTAATGCCGCCACCCCCTTGGGTTTAAAAGCTATGCAAGAACTAGAAAAACTTAATCCCCACCCCGAAACTGCCACCAATGCCATGTGTACCTTTTTGACTATCAACACATCCAGTGTGCAATTAATTCTCCCCGCCACCGTAGTAGCCCTTATGGGAGTTGAATCTAGTAGCTTATTCATTCCCACCATTCTCGCCACATCCTGCTCCACCATTGCAGGAGTCACCGCCGTCAAATTCCTTTCAAAACTCCCCAAATTTGCCATTCCCGAACCTGAAAAAGAAATAGAAGAATCAGACTTCCATGAGTAA
- the ndhQ gene encoding NAD(P)H-quinone oxidoreductase subunit 4L NdhQ — protein MSDLNRGIMKFEGADKPIIVGISAFVILGAITALIIWALNSAYAVI, from the coding sequence ATGTCTGATCTAAATCGTGGCATCATGAAATTTGAAGGTGCTGACAAACCTATTATTGTAGGTATTTCTGCCTTTGTTATTCTCGGTGCTATTACAGCATTAATTATCTGGGCGCTAAATTCCGCCTATGCAGTAATTTAA